The genomic interval AGGGAGAGTCACGTATCCGGCGACCTTCACGTCCACGACCTGAACAATCTGTCGGTGTACTGTTGCGGTTGGGACCTTCAGGATCTGCTCCTGAACGGCTTTACAGGGGTCAGCACGAAAATAGGCAGCAAAGCACCTAAGCACTTCAGAAGCGCTCTAGGCCAGATAGTCAACTTCTTCTACACCTTACAGGGAGAGGCCGCAGGAGCTCAGGCTTTCTCCAACTTCGACACCTATTTAGCTCCTTTTGTGGCTGCCGACGGTCTGAACTACGAGGAGGTCCGCCAGGCGATCCAGGAGTTTGTGTTCAATCTCAATGTCCCTACAAGAGTGGGGTTTCAGACGCCTTTTACCAATATAACCATGGACCTGACCCCTCCTAAGGCACTGGCGGGGCTTCCTGCCATAATAGGAGGCAGTTTTACCGAAAAAAACCTAGGAAACTTCCAGCGGGAGATGGACATGATAAACAGGGCGTTCGCCGAGGTCATGCTGGAGGGCGACGCCAGAGGAAAGGTCTTTACCTTCCCTATACCGACGTACAACGTCACCAGCGATTTCGACTGGGAGAACCCTAAGCTGACGCCTATATGGGAGATGACCGCTAAATACGGCATTCCATACTTCTCCAACTTTATAAACTCCGACATGAGTCCCGACGACGCTAGGTCTATGTGTTGCAGACTCAGGCTGGACAACAGAGAGCTTAAAAAAAGGGGCGGGGGCCTTTTTGGATCTAATCCGATGACCGGTTCGATCGGTGTAGTCACCTTGAACATGGCACGAATAGGCTTTTTAGCGGAGAACAGGGACGACTTTTTGAGACGGACCTTCGCTCTGATGGACCTGGCGAAAGAGAGCCTGGAGGTCAAGAGAAAGATACTGGAGAAACTCACCGACGCAAATCTCTACCCTTACTCGAAGTTTTACCTGAGATCCATAAAACAGGAATCGGGCAGGTACTGGAACAACCACTTCAACACTATCGGACTAAACGGTATGAACGAAGCTATGGTCAACTTTATGGGCAAAGATCTCACCGATCCTGAGGCTATCTCTATGGCTAAACACGTAATGGAGGCGATGAAAGCCAGGATGGCGGACTATCAGGAAGAGGGAGAGATGCTTTACAACCTGGAGGCAACCCCAGCGGAGGGGGTAACCTATCGCTTCGCCAGGGCGGATAAGGACCTTTTCGGAGATCGGATACACTGCGCGAACCAAAAGGCGGTTATCGAGGGAGCAGAGCCCTATTACACCAACTCATCACAGCTTCCCGTAAACGCTACAGACGATATATTCGACGCACTGGACCTTCAGGAACCGCTGCAGACGATATACACAGGAGGGACGGTTTTCCACGGATTTCTCGGCGAACGGATGGTCGACGGTGAAAGCACGAAAAGACTGGTAAAAAAGATCGCTGAAAACTATCGACTACCTTACTTCACCGTTACCCCTACCTTCAGCGTCTGTCCTATCCACGGCTACATATCCGGCGAGCACCATTTCTGTCCTATATGCGACTCAGAGCGGGAGCTGGAGAGAGCTAGGCAGGAGGAAGTGACCTTGTCGTGAGAATAGGGGGTATCGTAAAGACGACCCTTATAGACTACCCTGGGAAGCTGGCCTCTATGGTTTTCACCGCAGGCTGCAACTTTAGGTGTCCCTGGTGCCACAACGGAGGCCTTGTAACCGACGAGCCGGTAATAGACCAAGATGAGGTGATGGCCTTCATCCTCTCCAGAAAACACCTGATAGACGGAGTGGTAGTGTCAGGGGGAGAACCTACCCTACAGGGAGACCTAGAGGATTTCTTAAAATCGATAAAAGAACTAGGCCTTCTGGTTAAACTGGACACCAACGGAAGCCTCCCGGATCGCCTGGAAAAACTTCTCGAAAAGGACCTTCTCGACTACGTAGCCATGGACGTCAAAGCCCCCCTCGAGGACTACCCTAAGGTGGCAGGTGCGGAGGGATACGAAAGGGAAATAAGACGGTCTATAA from Dethiosulfovibrio salsuginis carries:
- a CDS encoding ribonucleoside triphosphate reductase — its product is MVRYIRKRDGREVPFERDRIKKAVMKAAVAVDRDDSSIGEAVTRQAESYLDIFFARDGSPSVEQVQDLVEKILIEKGQADIAKAYILYRQQHARLRDTKQLLAGAVEMVGNYLKKLDWKVNENSNMSYSLQGLNNYIASEVTAQYWLNEIYPPSIRESHVSGDLHVHDLNNLSVYCCGWDLQDLLLNGFTGVSTKIGSKAPKHFRSALGQIVNFFYTLQGEAAGAQAFSNFDTYLAPFVAADGLNYEEVRQAIQEFVFNLNVPTRVGFQTPFTNITMDLTPPKALAGLPAIIGGSFTEKNLGNFQREMDMINRAFAEVMLEGDARGKVFTFPIPTYNVTSDFDWENPKLTPIWEMTAKYGIPYFSNFINSDMSPDDARSMCCRLRLDNRELKKRGGGLFGSNPMTGSIGVVTLNMARIGFLAENRDDFLRRTFALMDLAKESLEVKRKILEKLTDANLYPYSKFYLRSIKQESGRYWNNHFNTIGLNGMNEAMVNFMGKDLTDPEAISMAKHVMEAMKARMADYQEEGEMLYNLEATPAEGVTYRFARADKDLFGDRIHCANQKAVIEGAEPYYTNSSQLPVNATDDIFDALDLQEPLQTIYTGGTVFHGFLGERMVDGESTKRLVKKIAENYRLPYFTVTPTFSVCPIHGYISGEHHFCPICDSERELERARQEEVTLS
- a CDS encoding anaerobic ribonucleoside-triphosphate reductase activating protein, producing MRIGGIVKTTLIDYPGKLASMVFTAGCNFRCPWCHNGGLVTDEPVIDQDEVMAFILSRKHLIDGVVVSGGEPTLQGDLEDFLKSIKELGLLVKLDTNGSLPDRLEKLLEKDLLDYVAMDVKAPLEDYPKVAGAEGYEREIRRSISLIMDSAPDYEFRTTFVPGLHDSTSARGIGQLVQGAKIHYLQYFRPIGNLLSEEYRHSRALTEGELKGYAGIIAPYVEEVKCRI